From a single Arachis hypogaea cultivar Tifrunner chromosome 3, arahy.Tifrunner.gnm2.J5K5, whole genome shotgun sequence genomic region:
- the LOC112789297 gene encoding transcription factor-like protein DPB isoform X2: MGMRPRKSGEEGQEEEEEEEEELPGCGTTGSGQSGSTSKSAGLATPAGDSTCLKLDHLDIQGDDAGSQGPVGKKKKRGQRAVGPDKSGRGLRQFSMKVCEKVESKGRTTYNEVADELVAEFADPGNSDLSPDQQQYYEKNIRRRVYDALNVLMAMDIISKDKKEIQWKGLPRTSVNDIEELKSERLVLRSKIEKKTAYLHELEEQFVGIQNLIKRNEQLYSSENPPSGVSLPFILVQTRPHATVEVEISEDMQLVHFDFNSTPFELHDDNYVLKAMKFCGRPQSDNTTHNLADGGEGSSMSGLNQSQVPPSVTNLPARPPTSPPLPGILKARVKNEP, encoded by the exons ATGGGAATGCGACCCCGTAAATCGGGTGAGGAGGgacaggaggaggaggaagaggaggaggaggagctgCCAGGCTGTGGAACCACGGGTTCAGGACAATCGGGGTCGACTAGTAAGAGTGCTGGGTTGGCAACGCCAGCTGGTGATAGCACCTGTCTCAAATTAGACCATCTTGACATACAAGGCGATGATGCTGGATCGCAGGGGCCAGTTGG caagaagaaaaagagaggTCAACGGGCAGTTGGACCTGATAAAAGTGGAAGAGGGCTCCGTCAATTTAGTATGAAAG TTTGTGAGAAGGTAGAAAGCAAGGGAAGAACAACTTACAATGAG GTAGCAGATGAACTTGTGGCTGAATTTGCTGATCCAGGCAACAGTGATTTGTCTCCTGATCAG CAACAATATTATGAGAAAAATATCCGTAGAAGGGTCTATGATGCTCTGAACGTTCTCATGGCAATGGATATTATTTCAAAGGATAAAAAGGAAATACAATGGAAGGGTCTTCCTCGTACTAGTGTGAACGATATTGAAGAACTAAAG TCAGAACGTCTTGTGCTCAGgagtaaaattgagaagaaaacaGCATATTTGCATGAGCTGGAGGAGCAA TTTGTAGGTATTCAGAACCTTATAAAAAGAAATGAGCAATTATATAGCTCAGAAAACCCTCCCAGTGGTGTATCTTTACCTTTTATTCTGGTACAG ACACGTCCTCATGCAACTGTTGAAGTGGAAATATCAGAAGATATGCAGCTTGTGCATTTTGATTTCAATAG tACTCCTTTTGAGCTGCATGATGACAACTATGTGCTAAAGGCAATGAAGTTCTGTGGGAGACCACAGAGTGATAATACGACACACAATCTTGCCGATGGAGGTGAAGGTTCTAGCATGTCAGGCTTGAATCAGTCACAAGTTCCTCCTTCAGTTACGAATCTTCCAGCTAGGCCTCCCACATCACCTCCACTCCCTGGGATATTGAAGGCAAGAGTTAAGAATGAGCCTTAA
- the LOC112789297 gene encoding transcription factor-like protein DPB isoform X1, translated as MGMRPRKSGEEGQEEEEEEEEELPGCGTTGSGQSGSTSKSAGLATPAGDSTCLKLDHLDIQGDDAGSQGPVGSKKKKRGQRAVGPDKSGRGLRQFSMKVCEKVESKGRTTYNEVADELVAEFADPGNSDLSPDQQQYYEKNIRRRVYDALNVLMAMDIISKDKKEIQWKGLPRTSVNDIEELKSERLVLRSKIEKKTAYLHELEEQFVGIQNLIKRNEQLYSSENPPSGVSLPFILVQTRPHATVEVEISEDMQLVHFDFNSTPFELHDDNYVLKAMKFCGRPQSDNTTHNLADGGEGSSMSGLNQSQVPPSVTNLPARPPTSPPLPGILKARVKNEP; from the exons ATGGGAATGCGACCCCGTAAATCGGGTGAGGAGGgacaggaggaggaggaagaggaggaggaggagctgCCAGGCTGTGGAACCACGGGTTCAGGACAATCGGGGTCGACTAGTAAGAGTGCTGGGTTGGCAACGCCAGCTGGTGATAGCACCTGTCTCAAATTAGACCATCTTGACATACAAGGCGATGATGCTGGATCGCAGGGGCCAGTTGG tagcaagaagaaaaagagaggTCAACGGGCAGTTGGACCTGATAAAAGTGGAAGAGGGCTCCGTCAATTTAGTATGAAAG TTTGTGAGAAGGTAGAAAGCAAGGGAAGAACAACTTACAATGAG GTAGCAGATGAACTTGTGGCTGAATTTGCTGATCCAGGCAACAGTGATTTGTCTCCTGATCAG CAACAATATTATGAGAAAAATATCCGTAGAAGGGTCTATGATGCTCTGAACGTTCTCATGGCAATGGATATTATTTCAAAGGATAAAAAGGAAATACAATGGAAGGGTCTTCCTCGTACTAGTGTGAACGATATTGAAGAACTAAAG TCAGAACGTCTTGTGCTCAGgagtaaaattgagaagaaaacaGCATATTTGCATGAGCTGGAGGAGCAA TTTGTAGGTATTCAGAACCTTATAAAAAGAAATGAGCAATTATATAGCTCAGAAAACCCTCCCAGTGGTGTATCTTTACCTTTTATTCTGGTACAG ACACGTCCTCATGCAACTGTTGAAGTGGAAATATCAGAAGATATGCAGCTTGTGCATTTTGATTTCAATAG tACTCCTTTTGAGCTGCATGATGACAACTATGTGCTAAAGGCAATGAAGTTCTGTGGGAGACCACAGAGTGATAATACGACACACAATCTTGCCGATGGAGGTGAAGGTTCTAGCATGTCAGGCTTGAATCAGTCACAAGTTCCTCCTTCAGTTACGAATCTTCCAGCTAGGCCTCCCACATCACCTCCACTCCCTGGGATATTGAAGGCAAGAGTTAAGAATGAGCCTTAA
- the LOC112789299 gene encoding protein HIGH ARSENIC CONTENT 1, mitochondrial, with product MEDHKEHQNFVTIDVHAAKDMLNWDGYHYLDVRTVEEFNKSHVENAQNVPYMFLTEQGRVQNPDFIDQVEAIYKKDDHLIVACNSGGRASRACVDLLDHGYKHVVNMGGGYSAWVDAGFAGDKPPEELKTSCKFRPKQS from the exons ATGGAAGACCACAAGGA GCATCAAAATTTTGTAACCATCGACGTGCATGCCGCCAAAGATATGCTTAACTGGGATGGTTACCACTATCTCGATGTGAG AACTGTTGAGGAATTTAACAAGAGCCATGTTGAGAATGCACAAAATGTTCCGTACATGTTCCTTACAGAACAAG GAAGGGTGCAAAACCCTGATTTTATTGACCAGGTTGAAGCAATATACAAGAAGGATGATCACTTAATTGTG gcTTGCAATAGCGGAGGAAGAGCATCCCGAGCCTGCGTTGACCTGCTTGATCAT GGATATAAGCATGTTGTTAACATGGGAGGAGGCTACTCGGCTTGGGTGGATGCTGGTTTTGCCGGGGACAAGCCACCAGAAGAGCTCAAAACCAGTTGCAAGTTCCGTCCTAAGCAATCTTGA